One genomic window of Streptomyces sp. WP-1 includes the following:
- a CDS encoding TetR/AcrR family transcriptional regulator, whose translation MAKTAGRTAGDSVWLQEKPRRGGRGGQPSPLDRERITAASVRLLDAEGLAKFAMRRLAAELHVTAMSLYWYVDTKDDLLELALDAVYGELRLPGEDDAADWRERLRALAAEYRSLLVRHPWLSRLAGQYLNIGPHSLDFSRSVQRTLGRSGLPPHRVMGAISAVFQFVYGFGTKEAQFMCRIADSGLTPDDYYRQARDSVRQDPHTADFVQESRQILEARGRGTVAELMDRDFTFALDLLIAGIEAMVERG comes from the coding sequence GTGGCGAAGACGGCGGGGCGGACGGCGGGGGACAGCGTGTGGCTCCAGGAGAAGCCCCGGCGCGGCGGACGCGGCGGGCAGCCCTCCCCCCTCGACCGGGAGCGGATCACCGCCGCGTCCGTGCGCCTCCTGGACGCGGAGGGCCTCGCGAAGTTCGCCATGCGCCGCCTCGCCGCCGAGCTGCACGTCACCGCGATGTCCCTGTACTGGTACGTCGACACCAAGGACGACCTGCTCGAACTCGCCCTGGACGCGGTCTACGGCGAGCTGCGCCTGCCCGGCGAGGACGACGCGGCCGACTGGCGGGAGCGGCTGCGGGCCCTGGCCGCCGAGTACCGGAGCCTGCTGGTGCGCCACCCCTGGCTGTCCCGGCTGGCGGGCCAGTACCTGAACATCGGCCCCCACTCGCTGGACTTCTCCCGCAGCGTGCAGCGCACCCTCGGCCGCTCCGGGCTGCCCCCGCACCGGGTGATGGGCGCGATCTCGGCCGTCTTCCAGTTCGTGTACGGATTCGGCACGAAAGAAGCCCAGTTCATGTGCCGGATCGCGGACTCCGGGCTGACCCCGGACGACTACTACCGGCAGGCCAGGGACTCGGTCCGGCAGGACCCGCACACCGCGGACTTCGTCCAGGAGTCCCGGCAGATCCTGGAGGCCCGCGGCCGGGGCACGGTCGCCGAGCTGATGGACCGTGACTTCACCTTCGCCCTGGACCTGCTGATCGCGGGCATCGAGGCGATGGTCGAACGGGGCTGA